One Acutalibacter muris DNA window includes the following coding sequences:
- a CDS encoding DUF4268 domain-containing protein, translating to MRGSESRLIEYMEGAKKRFVIPVYQRNYNWKTENCKQLFDDLLKIIRNGRKSHFFGSIVSVFNPDGRYTEFLVIDGQQRLTTVSLLLLAIYNLTKEGVIIPATPSLTQEIYEGYLVDKFQPEETRIKLKPVKNDQRALGKLFEDKKEHIKDSNLTANYSYFYDRIQKQEITIDELFDAICRLEVIDIRLNNEDNPQFIFESLNSTGLDLSEGDKIRNFVLIGLPSKEQEVYYEKYWNRIEECTGYDASSFIRDYLSLKQQSIPSQKRVYVNFKEYVELGKMETEPLLRELLGYAQRYQVLLKGGTVSKALNACISRLNRLETTVTRPFFLEVLRLHDEGTLSISEVTEIFLIAENYLFRRNICDLPTNALNKIFLMLHREITRYDGTEKDYVDKFKYALLSKKERARFPDDEEFGASFTERQVYQMTNKNKVYILERLENYGTLEDKDIYAHCDDGTYSIEHIMPQHLTPAWIRELGEDYEQIHEQWLHRIANLTLTAYNSAYSNSSFLEKKSMKNGFDDSGLRMNTYISKKEKWTLTELEDRSQYLRGRAIEIWAAPVTTFKPQEKQMDTYTLDDDENLSGRTIIRFRYKNAEQPVTSWVEMFQKVFQILYAEDKSVITRLAVSSDENIGYHFSIGPHELLKSVEIGDGIYVLTNTSTQSKLSVLNRVFKLYDADPSDLVFYLRDESEALEDENGPRYALRRQYWAYALPIIKEAHGENGPFSNVNPSSMNWVNGFFGVNGFNLCCVANYDSARVEVYLGHADRDVNKQTFDALIKHKGEIESALGIALQWSRGDDIKSSKVYYMLNNVSIEHEVDWLQMARFHAEWSKKFYDVIVPYLLRT from the coding sequence GTGAGAGGTTCAGAGTCCAGGCTGATAGAATATATGGAAGGGGCTAAAAAGCGCTTTGTCATCCCGGTCTACCAGCGGAACTATAACTGGAAAACGGAAAACTGCAAACAGCTTTTTGACGATCTGCTGAAAATAATCCGGAATGGGAGAAAAAGCCACTTCTTTGGAAGCATCGTGTCGGTCTTTAACCCGGATGGCCGCTATACCGAGTTTCTTGTGATCGATGGACAGCAGCGGCTTACTACCGTGTCCCTCCTGCTCCTTGCCATATACAACTTAACAAAGGAAGGCGTGATCATTCCGGCCACACCCTCTTTGACCCAAGAAATCTATGAGGGGTACCTTGTGGACAAGTTCCAGCCGGAGGAGACGCGCATCAAGCTCAAGCCTGTCAAGAATGACCAGCGCGCGCTGGGAAAGCTGTTTGAGGACAAAAAGGAGCACATAAAGGATTCCAACCTGACAGCAAACTACAGCTATTTCTATGACCGCATCCAGAAACAGGAGATTACCATCGACGAGCTTTTTGACGCAATTTGCAGGCTGGAGGTCATTGATATCCGGCTGAACAACGAGGATAACCCCCAGTTCATTTTTGAAAGCCTCAACTCTACTGGCCTTGATCTAAGCGAGGGCGACAAGATTCGCAACTTTGTCCTGATTGGTCTACCTTCAAAGGAACAGGAAGTCTATTATGAAAAGTATTGGAACCGCATTGAGGAGTGCACAGGCTATGATGCCAGCTCTTTCATTCGAGACTATCTCAGCTTAAAGCAGCAGTCCATTCCCTCACAGAAGCGCGTCTATGTGAATTTCAAAGAGTATGTGGAGCTGGGTAAAATGGAAACAGAACCTTTACTCAGAGAGCTTCTCGGGTATGCCCAGCGGTATCAGGTTCTGCTGAAAGGCGGCACCGTAAGCAAAGCTTTGAATGCTTGTATCAGCCGTCTGAATCGTTTGGAAACAACGGTCACCCGGCCGTTTTTCTTGGAAGTCTTGCGTCTGCACGATGAGGGTACTCTGAGTATTTCAGAAGTCACGGAGATTTTTCTGATTGCCGAAAATTACCTGTTCCGCCGGAACATCTGCGATTTGCCCACCAACGCCCTGAACAAGATTTTCCTTATGCTGCACCGGGAGATCACCCGCTATGACGGCACGGAAAAGGATTATGTGGATAAATTCAAATACGCGCTTCTCTCAAAAAAGGAAAGGGCGCGTTTCCCGGATGACGAAGAATTCGGCGCAAGCTTTACGGAGCGCCAGGTCTACCAGATGACCAACAAAAACAAGGTTTACATTCTGGAGCGCCTGGAAAACTATGGCACGCTGGAAGACAAGGACATTTATGCCCACTGCGACGATGGAACGTATTCCATCGAACACATCATGCCCCAGCATCTCACACCCGCGTGGATCAGGGAGCTTGGCGAGGACTATGAACAGATACACGAGCAGTGGCTGCATAGAATCGCCAACTTAACGCTGACCGCCTATAACTCTGCCTACAGCAACAGCTCCTTCCTTGAAAAGAAGAGCATGAAGAATGGTTTTGATGACAGCGGCCTTCGGATGAATACATATATCAGCAAAAAAGAGAAATGGACCCTGACAGAGTTAGAGGACCGCAGTCAGTATCTGCGCGGGCGGGCCATTGAGATCTGGGCGGCGCCTGTTACCACTTTCAAGCCGCAGGAAAAGCAAATGGACACCTATACTTTGGATGATGACGAGAATTTGAGCGGCCGGACGATTATCCGGTTCCGCTACAAAAACGCCGAACAGCCGGTGACCAGTTGGGTGGAGATGTTCCAGAAGGTGTTTCAGATCTTGTATGCAGAGGACAAGTCCGTCATAACACGGCTGGCAGTATCCTCCGATGAAAACATCGGCTACCACTTTTCCATAGGCCCCCATGAACTGCTTAAATCGGTGGAGATCGGCGATGGGATTTATGTGTTGACAAATACAAGCACACAAAGCAAGCTTTCTGTCCTGAACCGTGTATTCAAGTTATATGACGCCGACCCTTCAGACCTTGTGTTCTATCTCCGGGATGAAAGCGAGGCCCTGGAGGATGAGAATGGCCCACGTTATGCTCTGAGGAGGCAGTATTGGGCATACGCGCTGCCGATTATTAAAGAGGCCCACGGAGAAAACGGCCCTTTCAGCAATGTCAATCCGTCCAGCATGAACTGGGTAAATGGGTTCTTTGGTGTTAATGGTTTTAATTTGTGCTGTGTTGCGAACTATGACTCTGCCCGGGTGGAGGTTTATCTTGGTCACGCAGACCGGGACGTTAACAAACAGACATTTGACGCGCTGATAAAACACAAGGGAGAGATTGAGTCTGCGCTTGGGATAGCCCTCCAATGGAGCCGTGGCGACGATATCAAGTCGTCAAAAGTGTACTATATGCTGAACAATGTAAGTATAGAGCATGAGGTGGATTGGCTGCAGATGGCTCGCTTTCACGCGGAATGGAGCAAGAAATTCTATGATGTTATCGTGCCATACCTATTGCGCACCTGA
- a CDS encoding tyrosine-type recombinase/integrase, whose translation MASILISHDVPLINVSNFLGHSDISTTANIYAHLDKASKQASADIITGIFDNKSEG comes from the coding sequence ATGGCTAGTATACTCATTAGCCACGATGTACCACTTATCAATGTTTCCAACTTCCTTGGGCATAGTGACATCAGCACTACGGCTAACATTTACGCCCATCTGGACAAGGCCAGCAAACAGGCCAGCGCAGATATTATCACGGGTATTTTTGATAATAAGAGCGAGGGGTAA
- a CDS encoding DNA cytosine methyltransferase: MVDLFCGCGGMSLGFQRAGFDILAGFEHWDVAISCYKKNFTHPIEDVDLSDVNLSVQTIIKYNPDIIIGGPPCQDFSGAGNRVEGDRADLTVSYAKIIKAISPKYFVMENVERAASSEAYKKARVIFKEAGYGLTEKVLDASFCGVPQKRKRFFCIGFKNGQDSFLDGLLSTNQSIFPLTVREYFRQENYNLSMEYYYRHPRSYKRRGIFSVDEPSPTIRGVNRPKPGNYKKHSGDVIDPDGIRNLSRLERSLIQTFPPNFIWDDSSASTEQMIGNAVPVKLANYVATCLMRFIKGDTDLHNLRFIDWLKNEKKLSAEVAGDTLSRIGRAKRISEFGTDDCEYYLKKLSKESMFEDIVPSVRAQIRRAIRLYFEYISEHREVEP, encoded by the coding sequence ATTGTAGATTTATTTTGTGGTTGTGGCGGAATGTCATTGGGTTTCCAAAGAGCAGGATTTGACATTTTGGCGGGATTTGAGCATTGGGATGTTGCTATCTCTTGCTATAAGAAAAATTTCACACATCCGATTGAAGATGTTGACCTCTCAGATGTAAACCTTTCCGTCCAGACCATTATAAAATATAATCCTGATATTATAATAGGGGGACCGCCTTGTCAAGACTTTTCTGGAGCAGGAAATAGAGTTGAAGGCGATCGTGCAGATTTAACTGTTTCATATGCAAAAATAATAAAGGCAATCTCTCCAAAATATTTTGTAATGGAAAATGTAGAGCGTGCAGCTAGTAGTGAGGCCTATAAAAAAGCCAGAGTTATTTTTAAAGAAGCTGGATATGGGCTAACAGAAAAAGTTCTTGATGCTAGTTTTTGTGGTGTTCCTCAGAAAAGGAAACGATTTTTTTGTATTGGATTTAAGAATGGGCAAGACAGTTTTTTAGATGGTTTATTATCAACAAATCAGTCTATTTTCCCTTTAACAGTAAGAGAATACTTTCGACAGGAAAATTACAATTTGTCAATGGAATATTACTATCGACACCCTCGTTCATACAAACGACGTGGTATATTTTCTGTTGACGAGCCCTCTCCTACAATACGAGGTGTTAACCGTCCTAAACCAGGAAACTATAAAAAGCATAGTGGAGATGTAATTGATCCCGATGGAATACGTAACTTATCTCGCCTAGAGCGATCCCTTATACAAACCTTTCCGCCTAATTTTATTTGGGATGATTCATCTGCTTCAACTGAACAAATGATTGGAAATGCGGTTCCAGTCAAATTGGCTAATTATGTAGCAACTTGTTTAATGCGCTTTATTAAAGGAGATACCGATTTACACAACCTGCGCTTCATTGATTGGTTGAAGAACGAAAAAAAACTTTCTGCGGAAGTAGCAGGAGATACTCTTTCAAGAATAGGTCGTGCAAAAAGGATTTCGGAATTCGGTACAGATGATTGTGAATATTATTTAAAAAAATTAAGTAAGGAATCTATGTTTGAAGATATTGTTCCGTCTGTACGTGCTCAAATTCGACGTGCAATACGACTTTATTTTGAATATATTTCTGAACATAGGGAGGTAGAGCCATGA
- a CDS encoding BbrUII/HgiDII family restriction enzyme codes for MNQPKFQMSINLQVLNHLGLNLYSNTSAVLSEVVANAWDADAKEVLIEINGDSISITDNGIGMNLSDINNKYLTVGYQKRSESGLSPILHRPVMGRKGIGKLSLFSIANVVEVYSKKDGEINGFKIDANSLKEAIKTNDTYLPTELSPDNITFCGNGTKIILNDLKKKRTAALATHLRQRLARRFAIIGAKNNFKVSINGDEIVISDRNYLSKAQCVWMFLPEDKPDEFKKDLESQTKANKIKLIKELPSTITVGEVSYHITGWIATCSEPKELDDDENLNRIVIMVRGKMAKEDIFSEIGTTALYSKYVFGELSADFLDLDDEADITTSSRQDFFEDDERYIALKEFVRKSLTSVRTDWEETRSTNGVDEACKYVVVSDWYNELKGDDKRSAKKLFGKINQLTVEKEEKKELFKHGVLAFESFKLKNELSQLEKISAENIAAFIEVAGRLDDIEATMYYQIVQERLAVIRKMQDVVSDGSLEKVIQDHLSKNLWLLDPSWDRGTEAPIVEQAFKTQFETIDASLTQEELDARLDIRYKKASNKHLIIELKKGDRTVKSQEITAQVYKYFSATKKVMATLDQPEPFEIIVLLGNHLDGKHYDEDVYQATKEALKAYHCRIMYYDELLRNAQNLYSDFLEQNKNLSTLSDIINELELG; via the coding sequence ATGAATCAACCCAAATTTCAAATGTCTATAAATTTACAGGTATTAAATCATCTGGGATTAAATCTCTATAGTAATACTTCTGCAGTATTATCTGAAGTGGTTGCAAACGCCTGGGATGCAGATGCTAAAGAAGTGTTAATAGAAATTAATGGCGATAGTATATCCATTACTGACAATGGTATTGGGATGAACCTATCCGATATAAATAATAAATATTTGACTGTAGGCTATCAGAAACGTAGCGAAAGTGGTCTGTCACCAATACTTCATAGACCAGTAATGGGAAGAAAAGGAATTGGAAAACTATCTCTTTTCTCTATTGCAAATGTTGTTGAGGTTTACTCTAAAAAAGATGGAGAAATTAACGGTTTTAAAATTGATGCAAATTCTCTGAAGGAGGCAATTAAAACCAACGATACATACCTTCCTACAGAGTTATCTCCTGATAATATAACTTTTTGTGGGAACGGTACAAAAATTATTTTAAATGATCTTAAGAAAAAGCGAACAGCTGCTTTGGCGACGCATTTAAGGCAGCGTTTAGCCCGCAGATTTGCAATTATTGGTGCAAAGAATAATTTTAAAGTATCAATAAATGGTGATGAAATAGTCATATCTGATAGAAATTATCTCTCCAAAGCACAATGTGTATGGATGTTTCTTCCAGAGGATAAGCCTGATGAATTCAAAAAAGATTTGGAGAGTCAAACCAAAGCAAATAAAATTAAACTTATAAAGGAACTGCCCTCTACGATAACGGTTGGTGAAGTTTCTTATCACATTACAGGATGGATTGCTACTTGCTCAGAACCAAAGGAACTAGATGATGACGAAAATTTAAATCGTATTGTAATTATGGTTCGTGGGAAAATGGCAAAAGAAGATATTTTTTCTGAAATTGGAACAACTGCCCTCTATTCAAAATATGTTTTTGGAGAATTATCTGCGGATTTTTTGGATTTAGACGATGAGGCAGATATAACTACAAGTAGCAGGCAGGATTTCTTTGAAGACGATGAACGTTATATCGCTTTAAAAGAATTTGTTAGAAAGAGCCTTACATCAGTTCGAACTGATTGGGAAGAGACCAGAAGCACTAATGGAGTCGACGAAGCGTGCAAATACGTGGTTGTAAGCGATTGGTATAACGAGTTGAAAGGAGATGATAAAAGATCTGCAAAAAAATTATTCGGTAAAATCAATCAGTTAACTGTTGAAAAAGAGGAGAAAAAAGAACTATTCAAGCATGGAGTTTTGGCTTTTGAATCATTTAAATTAAAAAACGAATTAAGTCAACTTGAAAAAATTTCCGCCGAAAATATTGCGGCATTTATAGAAGTTGCGGGACGGCTTGATGATATTGAAGCAACTATGTATTATCAAATTGTGCAAGAGCGTCTTGCTGTTATTAGGAAAATGCAAGATGTTGTATCGGATGGTAGCCTTGAAAAAGTCATACAAGACCATTTAAGCAAAAATTTGTGGCTACTTGATCCCTCATGGGATAGAGGAACTGAAGCTCCAATCGTAGAACAAGCGTTTAAAACACAATTTGAAACCATAGACGCAAGTCTCACTCAAGAAGAATTAGATGCCCGCCTTGATATTCGATATAAAAAAGCATCTAATAAGCATTTGATAATTGAATTAAAAAAAGGAGATCGAACGGTAAAATCACAAGAAATAACGGCTCAAGTATATAAATATTTTTCTGCCACAAAAAAAGTAATGGCTACCTTAGATCAGCCTGAACCATTTGAAATTATTGTCCTCTTAGGGAATCACCTAGACGGAAAACATTATGATGAAGATGTATATCAAGCTACTAAAGAAGCCTTAAAAGCTTACCATTGTAGGATTATGTATTATGATGAACTTTTAAGAAATGCACAAAACTTATATAGTGATTTCTTAGAGCAAAACAAAAATCTATCAACATTGAGTGACATTATTAACGAATTAGAGCTTGGTTAA
- a CDS encoding DUF5720 family protein: MELNEMEKRLLFQVEGDYQYKVLNELHMAARYTKNPEQRKAAESLMAKLRVLTDDECMDIVRDIQKNYLLPYPPRTIGEKIAEARQRSGAEKLKGHDIMALERFAPEVRHMIIFNVLSYNSPVGDKGDRMRLFLTDAGYQKFLDSQERGEVKLKNHAKVSDGHLHYDRRDRVL, translated from the coding sequence ATGGAATTAAACGAAATGGAAAAACGGCTGCTGTTTCAGGTTGAGGGAGACTATCAATACAAAGTCCTGAACGAGCTCCACATGGCTGCCCGGTACACAAAGAACCCTGAACAGCGGAAGGCAGCGGAAAGTCTGATGGCAAAGCTGCGCGTCCTGACGGATGACGAGTGCATGGACATCGTGCGGGATATCCAGAAGAATTACCTCCTGCCCTACCCGCCCCGGACGATTGGGGAAAAGATTGCGGAGGCCAGGCAGCGATCCGGCGCGGAAAAATTGAAAGGGCATGACATCATGGCCCTGGAACGCTTTGCCCCAGAGGTACGGCACATGATCATCTTCAATGTGCTGTCTTATAATTCTCCTGTCGGCGATAAGGGCGATAGGATGCGCCTGTTCCTTACGGATGCCGGCTATCAGAAATTTTTAGACAGCCAGGAGCGGGGCGAAGTCAAACTGAAAAACCATGCGAAGGTCTCAGACGGGCATCTCCATTATGACCGCAGGGACCGCGTCTTGTAA
- a CDS encoding recombinase family protein has product MRTNTVYAEPYPQEVRAAIYCRLSKDDDLSGPSASIQNQRELLCRYCEEQGWRVAGIFQDDGYTGLNMERPDFQKMLAAVERKMFDVVLTKDLSRLGRNYLQVGQLLEDFFPRQKVRYIALNDAVDSEVENEITPFRSLLNEMYSRDVSKKVHSSYLTKAKSGKFTGCLAPFGYRKDPEDKNHLLIDEDTAWIVRRIFEWAKNGSGPNRIRRRLEDEEIPCPAWWNRQKGLRDHVTKFERENPERGRFIWDFTAIQGILANPVYIGAIASQKVNYRFKIGWMGDKKREDWIVVEGMHEAIIDRDTFDLVQEKVKSRKRPDAWGNFSLFAGLVKCGQCGSTLNIRRANQKGNERIYTCSRYNKYGVAHCTQHRIKYDTLYNVVLEQIRACARKALADEQEAAAQLRENCQADEQAEREAIQRSIDEDSERITALERIISRVYEDMIAQRISEDNFNRILENSQTEQATLKNRVMLNRERLAQQTQEQEDSTRWLEIIKDYADIQELDSVTLNRLVQKIVIHEDIDGETVRQTVEIHFNFNDKADKRRIIRKK; this is encoded by the coding sequence ATGAGGACTAACACTGTGTATGCTGAACCCTATCCCCAGGAGGTGAGAGCAGCTATCTATTGCCGCTTGTCCAAGGACGACGATTTGAGCGGCCCCAGCGCAAGCATCCAGAACCAACGGGAATTGTTGTGCCGCTACTGTGAGGAACAGGGCTGGCGTGTGGCAGGGATTTTCCAGGATGACGGGTACACCGGCCTGAACATGGAGCGCCCCGACTTTCAGAAGATGCTGGCGGCGGTTGAGCGGAAAATGTTCGATGTGGTTTTGACGAAAGACCTTTCCCGGCTGGGCCGGAACTATTTGCAGGTGGGGCAACTGCTGGAAGATTTTTTCCCACGGCAGAAGGTGCGGTATATCGCTCTGAACGATGCCGTAGACAGCGAGGTTGAGAATGAGATAACCCCGTTTCGCTCGCTGCTGAACGAGATGTATAGCCGGGATGTGAGCAAGAAAGTCCATTCGTCCTACCTGACAAAAGCCAAGTCTGGCAAGTTTACCGGCTGTCTGGCCCCGTTCGGCTACCGCAAAGACCCGGAGGACAAAAACCATCTTCTCATTGACGAGGATACCGCATGGATCGTCCGCAGGATTTTTGAGTGGGCGAAGAACGGCAGCGGCCCCAACCGCATCCGCCGCAGGCTGGAAGATGAAGAAATCCCCTGCCCCGCATGGTGGAACCGGCAAAAGGGCTTGCGCGACCATGTTACCAAGTTTGAGCGGGAAAACCCGGAGCGGGGGCGGTTTATTTGGGACTTCACCGCCATCCAGGGCATTTTGGCAAACCCGGTTTACATCGGCGCGATTGCCTCCCAAAAGGTCAACTACCGTTTCAAAATCGGCTGGATGGGCGACAAGAAACGGGAGGACTGGATTGTTGTCGAGGGGATGCACGAGGCCATCATCGACCGGGACACGTTCGACCTGGTACAAGAGAAAGTCAAGAGCCGGAAACGCCCGGACGCATGGGGCAATTTCAGCCTGTTTGCCGGTCTGGTGAAGTGCGGACAGTGCGGCAGTACCTTGAACATCCGCCGCGCCAACCAAAAGGGCAACGAGCGCATCTACACCTGTTCCCGCTACAACAAGTACGGAGTGGCCCACTGTACCCAGCACCGCATCAAGTATGATACGCTCTACAACGTCGTGCTGGAACAGATTAGAGCTTGTGCGAGAAAGGCCCTTGCCGATGAACAGGAGGCAGCGGCCCAACTCCGGGAGAACTGCCAGGCGGACGAGCAGGCCGAGCGCGAGGCCATCCAGCGGAGCATTGACGAGGACAGCGAACGCATCACCGCTCTGGAGCGCATCATCAGCCGGGTCTATGAGGACATGATTGCCCAGCGCATCAGCGAGGACAACTTCAACCGCATCTTGGAGAACAGCCAGACGGAGCAGGCCACGCTGAAAAACCGTGTCATGTTGAACCGGGAACGGCTGGCCCAGCAGACCCAGGAGCAGGAGGACAGCACACGCTGGCTGGAAATCATCAAGGACTATGCGGACATTCAAGAGCTGGACTCTGTGACGCTGAACCGGCTTGTTCAGAAAATCGTCATTCACGAGGACATAGACGGCGAGACTGTTCGCCAGACTGTGGAAATCCATTTCAATTTCAACGATAAGGCGGATAAACGCAGGATTATCCGCAAGAAATAA
- a CDS encoding helix-turn-helix domain-containing protein: MAGKYKYLTFEDRQKIEVWHARGDRPLEIAARLGVHTATIYNELKRGYVGELDGRQREIYKAERAQATVQEHFKRRGRTAATAGKSACDLAHCLQSLTASKSVR; the protein is encoded by the coding sequence ATGGCGGGAAAGTATAAATATCTGACGTTTGAAGATCGGCAGAAAATTGAAGTGTGGCACGCCCGCGGGGATCGCCCGCTCGAAATAGCCGCGCGGCTGGGCGTGCATACGGCGACGATCTACAACGAATTGAAGCGGGGCTACGTCGGGGAGCTGGACGGCAGGCAAAGGGAAATCTACAAAGCGGAGCGGGCGCAAGCAACCGTTCAGGAGCATTTCAAGCGGCGGGGCCGGACGGCGGCCACGGCTGGGAAGAGTGCTTGCGATCTGGCACATTGCCTTCAATCGCTTACGGCTTCAAAAAGTGTTCGTTAA
- a CDS encoding integrase core domain-containing protein, giving the protein MEWFFSNLKREKLCRSKHRSENEFRTAVDKYMIFYNEERPHSTNQ; this is encoded by the coding sequence ATGGAGTGGTTCTTCTCCAATCTAAAAAGAGAAAAACTGTGCAGATCAAAGCACCGTTCTGAAAATGAATTCAGAACGGCTGTTGATAAGTATATGATTTTCTATAATGAAGAGCGCCCCCACTCCACGAATCAATAA
- a CDS encoding MATE family efflux transporter produces MSENPQSQNRMGTARMLPLIFSMALPAMFSMLIQALYNVVDTYYVSQVSQKAMSAVSLAFPIQNLQIAFAVGTAVGVTSLISRRLGEGRKSDAESAAAHGLLLGLCTAAVFAVYGAFFTTPFFKMFESDPEIVLMGDQYISICCIFSFGSFVVVMLEKILQATGNMLWPMIFQLVGALINIALDPLFIFGYFGLPAMGVTGAAIATVGGQIISMIFAAVVFAVRPHAISISFKGFRPRFETIKNIYAVGLPAIVMQAIGTVMNMAMNGILSGFSTAAYTVFGLYFKLQSFVFMPVFGLTQGLLPIMGFNYGAKNKKRLTQAMAQGCLIALCIMLAGMLVFLLLPDKLLGIFNASEELLSIGVPALRTICTCFVFAALGIVSSTMFQAVGRGTYSLIVSLMRQLVVLVPAAWLLSMIFHEVNAVWWAFPIAETFSLLVSIFFFLRLYKREIAELGM; encoded by the coding sequence ATGAGCGAGAACCCACAGTCACAGAACAGGATGGGCACGGCCAGAATGCTGCCGCTGATATTCTCCATGGCCCTGCCCGCCATGTTCTCCATGCTTATACAGGCCCTATATAATGTGGTGGACACCTACTATGTTTCCCAGGTGAGCCAGAAGGCCATGTCGGCAGTGTCCCTGGCCTTTCCCATACAAAATTTGCAGATAGCCTTTGCGGTGGGCACCGCAGTTGGCGTCACCTCCCTTATCTCAAGGCGGCTGGGCGAGGGCAGGAAAAGTGACGCCGAGTCCGCCGCCGCCCACGGCCTCCTCTTAGGGCTCTGCACTGCGGCGGTCTTCGCCGTGTACGGTGCCTTCTTTACCACGCCCTTTTTCAAGATGTTCGAGTCCGACCCGGAGATAGTGCTGATGGGCGACCAGTACATATCTATCTGCTGTATCTTCTCCTTCGGCAGCTTCGTTGTGGTGATGCTCGAGAAGATACTCCAGGCCACGGGCAATATGCTCTGGCCCATGATATTCCAGCTGGTGGGGGCCCTTATCAACATAGCCCTGGACCCGTTGTTCATCTTTGGCTATTTCGGGCTTCCGGCAATGGGGGTCACCGGCGCGGCCATAGCCACCGTGGGCGGCCAGATAATCTCCATGATCTTTGCCGCTGTAGTCTTTGCCGTGCGCCCCCACGCCATCTCCATCAGCTTCAAGGGCTTCAGGCCGCGCTTTGAGACCATAAAGAACATCTACGCCGTGGGGCTCCCGGCCATTGTGATGCAGGCTATCGGCACCGTCATGAATATGGCGATGAACGGAATACTCTCCGGCTTCTCCACTGCGGCCTATACGGTTTTTGGTCTGTACTTCAAATTGCAGTCCTTCGTATTCATGCCCGTCTTCGGCCTGACCCAGGGGCTTTTGCCCATTATGGGCTTCAACTACGGAGCAAAGAACAAGAAGCGCCTGACACAGGCCATGGCCCAGGGCTGCCTTATTGCCCTTTGCATAATGCTGGCCGGAATGCTGGTGTTCCTCCTTCTGCCGGATAAGCTCCTGGGTATCTTCAATGCCTCAGAGGAGCTGTTGAGTATAGGGGTCCCGGCCCTGCGCACCATATGCACCTGCTTTGTCTTCGCGGCCCTGGGAATAGTATCCTCCACCATGTTCCAGGCGGTGGGACGGGGCACCTACAGCCTGATAGTCTCCCTCATGCGCCAGCTGGTCGTGCTGGTCCCCGCCGCCTGGCTGCTGTCCATGATTTTCCACGAGGTCAACGCGGTCTGGTGGGCTTTCCCCATAGCGGAGACCTTCTCCTTGCTTGTGAGCATATTCTTCTTCCTGCGGCTTTACAAGAGGGAGATAGCGGAGCTTGGTATGTAG